In Mycolicibacterium aubagnense, the DNA window TCGTCGACCACTACGCCGAGGTTTCCGGACGCCAGGTCGACGACCTCGACTACTACCTCGTGCTGGCCAAGTGGAAGCTGGCGATCGTGCTGGAGCAGGGCTTCCAGCGAGCCGGTGACAATGAGAAACTCCTCGCCTATGGACCTGTCATCACTTCGCTGATGCGCGAAGCGGCCGAACTCGCCGAGTCCAGCGACTACCGGTGAAAGCCGTCGTCTGCCCCGGTTACGGGCCGCCAGAGGTGGTCCGCGTCGATGACGTCCCGGCGCCCGCCTTGGACACGGGGCAGGTGCGGATCCGCGTCAACGTTGCCGCGGTGAACTTTCCCGACGTGCTGTTCATCGCGAATCAGTACCAGGTGAGTGTGCCCACCCCGTTCGTGCCGGGTAGCGAATTTGCCGGCATCATCATCGAAGTCGCCAACGCCGCAGGCGATTTCGCGGTCGGCGACCGGGTATCCGGTGCCGCACTGCATGGCGCCTTCGCCGAGGAGGTGGTGGCGCCCGCCGCCGGACTGACCCGCATCCCCGACGGCGTCGACGACCGGACCGCCGCCGCATACGGCGTCGCCCACGGCACCGCCTACCACGCACTGCGGTCCGCGGCGCAAGTCGACGCCGGGCAGGACCTCGTGGTGCTGGGCGCCGGGGGCGGTGTCGGGTTGGCTGCCGTGCAACTGGGGGTCCTGCTCGGCGCGACGGTCACGGCGGTGGCGTCATCGGATGAAAAGCTCTCGGCGGCAGCGTCATACGGCGCCGTCCACCTGGTGAAGCACGGCACTTCGGACCTGCGCGGCGCCTTGCGTCAGGCCGTCCCCGACGGCGCGCACGCGGTCATCGACCCGGTCGGGGGCGCTGTCGCCGAACCAGCGCTGCGATCATTGCGGCCCGGTGGCCGCTTCGTCACCGTCGGCTTCGCGTCGGGTGTCATCCCCCGCATCCCACTGAATCTCGTGCTCGTCAAGGGCGTGCACATCATCGGCTTCCAGCTCCGCGACATCCCGCCCGGCGAATTCCATCGCAACCGAACGGAACTCACCGAACTACTGACCGCTGGGCAGGTCGTGCCCCACGTCGGCGCCGTCTTCCCGCTCGACGACGCCGCGCGGGCCCTGCGCCTGGTTGCCGACGGCAAGGCCATCGGCAAGGTCCTCATCGAGGTCACCAGCTAGCGCGAGCAGTCTCGCTCGGACGTCAGCTCGCCGGAACGAGGTCCGCGGCAACCGAGGCCATCATGCCGATGCGGAACGTCTCGACCGAGTTCACCGCCCGCTGAACGCCACAGGCGGCCAGCGCTTGCGATTTGAAAGCCCGTGCCGCAGCGCTCAATTCATGATGAACGATATCGATGCCGGGCAACTCGGCAGGACACGCCTCGCCCCACAACGTGACCTCGGTCTGACCGGCCGCCAACGCCGCCAGCACTCCCGTGCGCACCCGCGCGTCGGTGTCGAACAGGTGGGCCGCGACGGCGACCGTCTGCGGGTGCGGCCGGGTCCTGCCCTCGACGAATGCCGAGTCGAGTTCCGCGGCATGGACACCCAGGATCTGCAGCGGGCGGTCATCCTCGTCGCCATCAGCGATCAGCACGGTGACATCCCAGCCTGCCGTCACTCGGTCGAACAACCAGCCACCGGCATTCTCGACGGCCTCCGCCACCGTGGCGGCGACGACGTCGAGGCGATACCGCATCAGGGGACCGTCGGAGCGAGCTCCCGGCGCAACGACTCCACGTAGTCCTTGAACACGTCGGTCACCGGCATCGAAGGATCGAGTAACCATAATGTCTCCATTCCGTTGACAAAGGCCAAAATCTGTACCGCCTTGACGGCGGGGTCCATGTCGCTGCGATAGCGGCCCGCCTCTTGGGCTTCCCGGATGCCGTCGCTGAGGATTTTGAGCGCGGCCCGGTAGCGCAGGTGCATGCGGTCATGCAACGGGGCGTCGGGCAGGATGTTCTCGACCAACAGCACAGCGAACGTGCCGACGAGTTCCGGCGACCGTTCGAACCGCTCCGGTACGTGCATCAGTTCTTCGATCAGGTCGCCACTGCGGTCGGCATGAGCGTCGTCGTCGGCGTCGCGGGCGTCGAGCACTGCATGCAGCAGCTGCTCCTTGGATTCGAAGTGGTGCAGCAGGCCGGCAGGCGTCACCCCCGCCTCGCGGGCGATCTGAGCCAATGACGTACTGCGCCAACCATTTCGGGCCAGCAGACGTTGCGCAACCTCGAGGATCCGCGCCTTGCGGTCGTCACCCTTGGCGAAGAGCGCGGCGTAGGGACGAGGCTCCGTCACGCCTGCTCCCTTCGGCCAAACCAACCTAGTGAACACACAGTAGGTTGGTTTGGCCGGTGTGACAAGGGTCTCAGCGGAATTGTTTCCGCTGAGCGGTCACAGGCCCAGCGACTTCGCGATGATCAGCTTCATCACCTCGCTCGTACCTGCATAGATTCGCGCCACGCGAGCATTCATGTACAGCCGCGTGATCGGGTATTCGAGCATGTAGCCGTACCCGCCGAACAACTGGACGCAGCGGTCGACCACGCGGGCCTGAACCTCGGTGCAGAACAGCTTGACGCGCGCCGCGTCGGCGCCGGACAGCTCGCCTGCATTCAGCTCGGAGACGGCCTTGTCGATCATGGTCTGGGCCGCCTCGATCTCGGCCGACATCGCGGCGAGTTCGAACTTGGTGTTCTGGAATGACGC includes these proteins:
- a CDS encoding TetR/AcrR family transcriptional regulator — its product is MTEPRPYAALFAKGDDRKARILEVAQRLLARNGWRSTSLAQIAREAGVTPAGLLHHFESKEQLLHAVLDARDADDDAHADRSGDLIEELMHVPERFERSPELVGTFAVLLVENILPDAPLHDRMHLRYRAALKILSDGIREAQEAGRYRSDMDPAVKAVQILAFVNGMETLWLLDPSMPVTDVFKDYVESLRRELAPTVP
- a CDS encoding NADPH:quinone oxidoreductase family protein, translating into MKAVVCPGYGPPEVVRVDDVPAPALDTGQVRIRVNVAAVNFPDVLFIANQYQVSVPTPFVPGSEFAGIIIEVANAAGDFAVGDRVSGAALHGAFAEEVVAPAAGLTRIPDGVDDRTAAAYGVAHGTAYHALRSAAQVDAGQDLVVLGAGGGVGLAAVQLGVLLGATVTAVASSDEKLSAAASYGAVHLVKHGTSDLRGALRQAVPDGAHAVIDPVGGAVAEPALRSLRPGGRFVTVGFASGVIPRIPLNLVLVKGVHIIGFQLRDIPPGEFHRNRTELTELLTAGQVVPHVGAVFPLDDAARALRLVADGKAIGKVLIEVTS